The following coding sequences lie in one Odocoileus virginianus isolate 20LAN1187 ecotype Illinois chromosome 13, Ovbor_1.2, whole genome shotgun sequence genomic window:
- the LOC110150606 gene encoding mitochondrial fission factor-like, with the protein MGALENRWEEGPQQMWQIFSKTPPRVLTLSERPLDFLDLERPAPTPQNEEIRAVGRLKRERSMSENAVRQNGQLVKTDSMWHRSDSAPRNKISRFQAPISAPEYTVTPSPPQVRVCPPRMLPEDGANLSSARGILSLIQSSTRRAYQQILDVLDENRRPVLRGGSAAATSNPHHDNVRYGISNIDAMIEGTSEDMTAVDAASLRRQIIKLNRRLQLLEEENKERAKREMVMYSITVAFWLLNSWLWFRR; encoded by the coding sequence aattttctcAAAAACACCACCTCGTGTGCTTACACTGAGTGAAAGGCCGCTAGATTTTCTGGATTTAGAAAGACCTGCTCCAACCCCTCAAAACGAAGAAATCCGTGCAGTTGGCAGGCTAAAAAGAGAACGCTCTATGAGTGAAAATGCTGTTCGCCAAAATGGACAGTTGGTCAAAACTGACTCCATGTGGCACAGATCAGATTCTgccccaagaaataaaatttcaaggttCCAGGCACCGATTTCTGCACCGGAGTACACTGTGACACCATCGCCACCGCAGGTCCGGGTTTGCCCTCCTCGTATGTTACCTGAAGACGGAGCTAATCTTTCCTCTGCTCGTGGCATTTTGTCGCTTATCCAGTCTTCCACTCGTAGGGCTTACCAGCAGATCTTGGATGTGCTGGATGAAAATCGCAGACCTGTGTTGCGTGGTGGGTCTGCTGCCGCCACGTCTAATCCTCATCATGACAACGTCAGGTATGGCATTTCAAATATAGATGCAATGATTGAAGGAACTTCAGAAGATATGACAGCTGTAGATGCAGCTTCATTAAGACGACAGATAATCAAACTAAATAGACGTCTACAACTTCTGGAAGAGGAGAACAAAGAACGGGCTAAAAGAGAGATGGTCATGTATTCAATTACTGTAGCATTCTGGCTGCTTAATAGCTGGCTCTGGTTTCGCCGCTAG